In Sulfuriferula thiophila, the genomic stretch TGGATTTCCGCCGAGCCATGCGCAAGGTGGATGCAGAGTTCGGCGATTCGTGGTGGTTCAAAGTGTGGGGTCCGGATCATCTGGCAGAAGAGGGTATAGGCGAGCGTGACGACTGGGTGTTGCGCGCCAACGAGCGCTGGCACGGTTTCGGCGATCTGGCACACGGTTTCAACATGCTCGATCCGATCAAGTCCACCATCATCACCCCGGGGCTGGATGTGGATGGCGACTTTGCCGACAGTGGTATGCCGGCAGCCATTGTCACCAAATATCTGGCTGAACACGGCGTGATCGTGGAGAAAACCGGGCTGTATTCGTTCTTCATCATGTTCACCATCGGCATCACCAAGGGCCGCTGGAATACCATGCTCACCGCATTGCAGCAGTTCAAGGACGAATACGACCGCAACCAGCCGTTATGGCGGGTATTGCCGGAGTTTGTGATCAAATACCCACGCTATGAGCGCATGGGGCTGAAAGATCTGTGTGACGCGATTCATGGCATCTACAAAGCCAATGACATTGCCCGCCTCACTACCGAGATGTATCTGTCCAACATGGAGCCGGCGATGAAGCCGACCGATGCGTTCGCCAAAATGGCGCACCGCGAGATTGACCGCGTGGAAATTGACAAGCTGGAAGGTCGTATCACCAGCGTGCTGTTAACCCCATATCCGCCGGGTATCCCGTTGCTGATCCCGGGCGAGCGTTTCAATGCCACCATCGTGCGTTACCTCAAATTTGCTCGCGATTTCAATGAGCGCTTCCCCGGCTTTGAGACTGATATTCACGGTTTGGTGAAAGGCGAAGTGGACGGCAAAGCGGTTTATTATGTGGACTGCGTGCGCTAACTGGCTGGCGCAGGAGAGAGGATAAAGATATGAACGCAGTAAAACTTGTCGCAATCGTGCTGATTGCTGCAGGCACTCTGGGCCTGGCTTATGGCAGTTTCAGTTATACCAAAAATACCGACGCAGTTAAATTAGGCCCGGTTGAGTTTACGCTCAAGGAAAAAGAGACAGTAGACATTCCGGTCTGGGCGAGTATTGGTGCCATCGTGGCAGGCGCAGGTTTGCTGCTGTTTGCAGGTAAGAAAAATTAACCGCTGGTGCTGCGGGAATAGCACAGTGCTGCTGGGATGAAAATGTTACGGAAATTATTAGCCATTGCGGGCGTAGACTTTACCCCGATAAGCCATGCTGAGCGCTGGATTTCAATCAGCGGTGCGTTTGTCGGGATATTTTTTGTCTACTTATGTTCGAGTTATTTTTTGCATGGACAGAACGTGCCGCTGGTCGTCGCCTCGATGGGGGCATCCGCGGTGCTGTTGTTCGCCGTGCCGCACGGGGCGTTGTCGCAGCCCTGGGCGCTGGTCGGTGGTCAACTGATTTCAGCATTGATTGGCGTAACGTGCAATGAACTGATTCCGCAGGCGCTGATTGCCGTGCCGCTGGCAGTCGCACTGGCGGTGGGGGCGATGCATTATTTGCGCTGCATACATCCTCCCGGCGGGGCAACTGCACTGGTTGCAGCCATGGGTGGTGCAGATATGCATGCACTTGGTTACGGCTTTGTGCTGGAGCCGGTCTTGCTGAATGTGGTGATTATCCTGATCGTTGCAGTGGTGTTCAGCTGGATGATCCCGTGGCGGCGTTATCCGGCGTACCTGTCCGAGGATAAAGTCGAGACGCCGAGTGAAGTGATAACCGCATATCCCGCCATTTCACATGAAGATTTTCTTTATGCACTAAAGCAGATCGATTCGTTCATCGACGTCAACGAGCATGACCTGATGCGGATTTATCAGCTGGCGACCAAGCATCATACGCTGGGCGCCGAGCTGGCATCCACGTCCCGTAAAAAAACACGGCTGTTCATAAGCACTTAATCGCGGGCAACTGTGCTGGCCTTGCTGCGCGGCAGCATTGCCAGGCTCACGCCACCGATCACCAATATCCCGCCGATGATTTGCACCAGCGTAGGCATGGTGCCCATGATGGCGGCCGTCAGCATTGCAAATACCGGTACCAGATTAAGGAATAAAGCCGTGCGTCCCGCACCCAGATGGGCGATGCCGGTATTCCAGAACAGGTAGGCAAGCACGGTGCCAGCCGTGACCATGATGGCCAGTGCTATGGCGGCATGTACGCCGGGCATGGTCAGCTGTTCGCCACTGCTGATGGCCACTATCAGTAATAACATCGCGCCGGCCGACATCACCAGCGTGGTGTTGGTGAGTGCCGGCAGTTTCGGCATCGCGCTGCGGCTTAGCACGTTGTAAGCGGCCCATGCAACATTGGCGCCGAGCATGAGCAGGTCGCCGCGCACATCTTGTAAATGAGCCAGTTTGCTCATGTCGCCGCCGGTGACCACTACGAATACGCCTGATAATGCCAGTGGCAGCGACAACAGCAGGCGTCCGCCAGGGCGCTCGCCCAGCGTCACGGCAGCAAGCAAGGTGGTCATTAACGGGTTGGTCGCCATGATCAGTGCCGCATTGCCTGCCGAAGTGGTTTGCAAGGCATAGAAAAACAGCAGATTAAAACCGCCAATGCCAATCGCGCCAATCAGCAGGTAAACACCGGCATGGCGCCGTGCTGGCGCAATGAGGCTTTCACCGCGCCAGCTGACGAAGGTGATCATGATAAGCGCGCCCAGTGTAAAACGCAGTGCTGCGGCCCATAACGGCGCAACGTCATGTAGTATCGGCCCGGCCAGCGCGAAATTCGCCCCCCAGAACACGGTTGCAACGATAACAAGCAGATATACCGAGTTGGTCTTCATGGCATGGGTTTAAGAAAGTCTTGTGATTGACGGAGTCTAATTGACAGAAGTAGTCTGCACAAACTAGACTTTCTAACATGAGGATTAAGAAAATCTAATGTCAAGACGATTGCCATCATTGAATGCATTGCGTGCCTTTGAAGCCGTCGCGCGGCATCTGTCATTCGCCCGCGCCGCCGAGGAGCTGCACGTTACTCCGGCGGCAGTGAGCCAACTGGTCAAGCAACTGGAAGCGCATCTGGATATGAGCCTGTTCAAGCGCGGCAAAGTGCTGGCCCTCAGCTCATCCGCCAGCGCCGCGCTGCCGTTGATTGCCGAAGCTTTCGACCGGCTGGAGCGGGCAGTGGAACAGCTGCGTATCGATAACGACAGTGGCACACTGGTGGTTTCGGCACCGCCGGCATTCGCCGCGCGCTGGCTGATTCCGCGCCTGGACGATTTTCAGACCTTGCATCCTGATATCGAGATACGCTTGCTGGCAACGCGCCGTGTCATTGATTTTGCATTGGAAGATGTCGATGTGGCGGTGCGCTTCGGCTCCGGTGTCTACCCCGGTTTGTTCAGTGAACGCCTGATGCAGGAGACCATCGTCCCGGTCGCGGCACCTTCGTTGGCAGCATCTATCCATCATCCGGCGGATTTGCTGAAATGCACGCTGCTGCAAGACGATGCCTATGAATGGGATCCGGCATTTCCGGATTGGGAAACCTGGCTGGCAACACTGAATGTGCCGGTAAAATTACCGCTGCGCATTCGCCATTTTGGCGACGTCAATCTGGTAGTGCAGGCTGCAACGGCCGGGCTGGGGGTGGCACTGGCATGGCATACGCTGGTCGTGGATGAACTGGGTAGCGGCAGGCTGATCCCGTTATTTGATACGATGTTGCCAACCGATCGCGCCTATCATCTGGTCACGCTTAATCATCGGCAATCTTTGCCTAAGGTGCGGGCATTTCGCGATTGGCTGCAGGCTCAGGCTGCCCGATAAATAAAAATCGGGCTGAATGAATTTATCCATGTGTATGTGGTCTGCAAGTACTAACATCGCCATATTCAAGCCGGACAAAACTGTTTATCATTGATTAGCAATGCTACGTTTGAGTCACTGACGGTCGCAGTGCTCCAGGCGTGCTGAAGTTAGCATAATTTCGTTTATAACCCAACCAGATTCAGGATCGCCCCATGCTCGATTGCATCAAACAATGTCCTATTCCTGAAAATGAAGTACAACGACTGCAAGCTGTGCGTTCTTACGATATTCTTGATACGCCGCCAGAGGTGGATTTTGATACGTTAACGCGGGTTGCAGCGCATGCATTCAATGTGCCCGCAGCGGTGATCGGGTTAATGGATGCTGATCGACTCTGGTTCAAGTCGGAAATCGGGCTGGGGACGCAGCAGCTCGACCGTCAGATTGCGTTTTGCGCGCACGCCGTGATGCGGCCGGAAGAACCGCTGGTGGTGGAAGATTTGCAGCAGGATCCGCGGTTTCTGGGAAACCCGCTGGTTACCCAGCTCCCACATCTGCGCTTTTACGCCGGAGCGCCTCTGATCGACCGCCATGGTTATGCGCTGGGAACCATTGCCGTAGTGGACACCCAGCCACGTACATTCAGTGAATCCCAGCGTGCATTGTTACGCGATCTGTCTACGTTGGCGATTACTGCGCTGGAAAACCGCCAGCGGGCAAATCGGCTCAGCCATCTGGCCATGACGGATCATCTGACCGGCCTTGCAAACAGGGTGCAATTCGAGCGAACACTGAACTCCGAGTTGGCGCATGCCCGACGTACGGGTGAGCCTTTTACCGTGTTTTACATGGATTTGGACGGTTTTAAAGACATCAATGATACGTTCGGTCATTTCTCCGGGGATGAAGTGCTATGTGAAGTCGCAGCGCGTATGACGCAACAGATACGTACTGAAGATCTGCTGGTGCGCTTGGGCGGTGATGAGTTCGGTATCTTCATGCGGCAAAGCGCGGGTGCGTCAGCCGAATCTTTAGTAAAACGCATTATGGAAGTCGTATCGGCGCCTATCATGCTTGCCACGGGGGACAAGGTCAGTATCGGTATTTCGATTGGCTTTGCGACGTACTCAGACGCTACCGACTCTATCGCTACCCTACTAGCACAGGCTGATCAGGCGCTGTACGCGATTAAGCGCAAGGGCTGACAGCGCCTTCACCGAGGTTAGCGAGAGCGTGCTATTTTAAACGCATCCAGTCAAGGGTTATTGACTGGATGCGTTGTTGTCGTGCCCTATTTTTTACCACCCAGCAATGAACCTAATACCCCGCGGATAATGCTGCGTCCGACTTCCGAGCCGATCGCGCGTGCCGCACTCTTGGTCAGCGCTTCCAGCGCGTTTTCACGCCGCCGTGTGGCGCCGGGCTGATTGTTGTTGCCGAATATGCCACCCAGCCAGCCGCCAGTGGATTCAGGCTGTGTCTGTGTATCTGTTAGTATGGTAGTTGTGCTGGCAACGGCGCGCTGTTTGAGTTTCTCGTAGGCAGATTCGCGGTCGACTTCCTGTTCGTAATGACCGACCAGTAGTGACTGGCTGATAATGTCTTTGCGCTGTTCCGGGCTGATCGGGCCGATTTGTGCGGTAGGCGGCAGGATCAGTGCGCGCTCGACGATACCGGGGCGGCCTTTTTCGTCCAGGCATGACACCAGTGCTTCGCCTACGCCGAGCTCAGTGATGACAGCGGCTTCGTCCAGCGCCGGATTGTCGCGCATGGTTTCGGCAGCGGCCTTGACTGCTTTCTGGTCGCGCGGGCTGAAGGCGCGCAGGGCGTGCTGGATACGGTTACCAAGTTGGGACAGTACCTTGTCGGGTACGTCGGCCGGGTTCTGGGTGACGAAGTACACGCCAACTGCTTTGGAGCGAATCAGACGCACCACCTGTTCGATTTTGTCCACGAGTGCGGTAGGCGCATCGTTAAACAGCAAGTGGGCTTCGTCAAAGAAAAATACCAGTTTGGGTTTGTCCATGTCGCCTGCTTCCGGCAGATTTTCGTACAGCTCGGATAACAGCCACAGCAGCAGGGTGGCATAGACCTTGGGCGCTTGCATCAGGTCATCGGCAGCGAGGATGTTGATCATGCCGCGCCCCTGAGCGTCGGTCTGGATCAGGTCATCAATGTTGAGCATGGGCTCGCCGAAGATATTTTCTCCGCCTTCGCTTTCCAGTGCCAGCAGTCCGCGCTGAATCGCACCGATACTGGCCGTGGAGACATTGCCGTATTCCGTGGTGAAGTCTTTGGCGTTATCGCCGACGTATTGCAACATCGCGCGCAAATCCTTGAGGTCGAGCAGCAGCATGCCGTTATCATCGGCGATTTTGAATACCATGTTCAGTACGCCAGCCTGAGTATCATTCAGATTGAGCATGCGCCCCAGCAGCAGTGGCCCCATGTCGGAAATGGTGGCGCGCATCGGGTGGCCTTGTTTGCCGAAGGCATCCCAGAACGTGACCGGGTAAGCGCTGTATGCGAAATCGGTCAATGCCAGCTGAGTGACGCGCGCTGCGACTTTGGGGTTGTTGCCACCCGCCACGGCCAGGCCGGACAGATCGCCTTTGATATCGGACATGAACACAGGCACGCCGATACGCGAAAATTGCTCGGCGAGTACTTGTAGGGACACAGTCTTGCCGGTGCCGGTAGCGCCGGTAATCAGGCCATGGCGGTTAGCCATTTGCGGTAACAGGTAAATAGGGTGTTGTGCTTGCGCGAGATAGATAGGGTTGGTCATATTAGTGAGTGATTAAATCAACAGTGACTTACGGAAGTGTAAGTTTACAATCTTTTTCGGCACTGTGTTCAGCTTGA encodes the following:
- a CDS encoding HPP family protein, with product MLRKLLAIAGVDFTPISHAERWISISGAFVGIFFVYLCSSYFLHGQNVPLVVASMGASAVLLFAVPHGALSQPWALVGGQLISALIGVTCNELIPQALIAVPLAVALAVGAMHYLRCIHPPGGATALVAAMGGADMHALGYGFVLEPVLLNVVIILIVAVVFSWMIPWRRYPAYLSEDKVETPSEVITAYPAISHEDFLYALKQIDSFIDVNEHDLMRIYQLATKHHTLGAELASTSRKKTRLFIST
- a CDS encoding DMT family transporter, with the protein product MKTNSVYLLVIVATVFWGANFALAGPILHDVAPLWAAALRFTLGALIMITFVSWRGESLIAPARRHAGVYLLIGAIGIGGFNLLFFYALQTTSAGNAALIMATNPLMTTLLAAVTLGERPGGRLLLSLPLALSGVFVVVTGGDMSKLAHLQDVRGDLLMLGANVAWAAYNVLSRSAMPKLPALTNTTLVMSAGAMLLLIVAISSGEQLTMPGVHAAIALAIMVTAGTVLAYLFWNTGIAHLGAGRTALFLNLVPVFAMLTAAIMGTMPTLVQIIGGILVIGGVSLAMLPRSKASTVARD
- the gcvA gene encoding transcriptional regulator GcvA, which encodes MSRRLPSLNALRAFEAVARHLSFARAAEELHVTPAAVSQLVKQLEAHLDMSLFKRGKVLALSSSASAALPLIAEAFDRLERAVEQLRIDNDSGTLVVSAPPAFAARWLIPRLDDFQTLHPDIEIRLLATRRVIDFALEDVDVAVRFGSGVYPGLFSERLMQETIVPVAAPSLAASIHHPADLLKCTLLQDDAYEWDPAFPDWETWLATLNVPVKLPLRIRHFGDVNLVVQAATAGLGVALAWHTLVVDELGSGRLIPLFDTMLPTDRAYHLVTLNHRQSLPKVRAFRDWLQAQAAR
- a CDS encoding sensor domain-containing diguanylate cyclase → MLDCIKQCPIPENEVQRLQAVRSYDILDTPPEVDFDTLTRVAAHAFNVPAAVIGLMDADRLWFKSEIGLGTQQLDRQIAFCAHAVMRPEEPLVVEDLQQDPRFLGNPLVTQLPHLRFYAGAPLIDRHGYALGTIAVVDTQPRTFSESQRALLRDLSTLAITALENRQRANRLSHLAMTDHLTGLANRVQFERTLNSELAHARRTGEPFTVFYMDLDGFKDINDTFGHFSGDEVLCEVAARMTQQIRTEDLLVRLGGDEFGIFMRQSAGASAESLVKRIMEVVSAPIMLATGDKVSIGISIGFATYSDATDSIATLLAQADQALYAIKRKG
- a CDS encoding helicase HerA-like domain-containing protein; its protein translation is MTNPIYLAQAQHPIYLLPQMANRHGLITGATGTGKTVSLQVLAEQFSRIGVPVFMSDIKGDLSGLAVAGGNNPKVAARVTQLALTDFAYSAYPVTFWDAFGKQGHPMRATISDMGPLLLGRMLNLNDTQAGVLNMVFKIADDNGMLLLDLKDLRAMLQYVGDNAKDFTTEYGNVSTASIGAIQRGLLALESEGGENIFGEPMLNIDDLIQTDAQGRGMINILAADDLMQAPKVYATLLLWLLSELYENLPEAGDMDKPKLVFFFDEAHLLFNDAPTALVDKIEQVVRLIRSKAVGVYFVTQNPADVPDKVLSQLGNRIQHALRAFSPRDQKAVKAAAETMRDNPALDEAAVITELGVGEALVSCLDEKGRPGIVERALILPPTAQIGPISPEQRKDIISQSLLVGHYEQEVDRESAYEKLKQRAVASTTTILTDTQTQPESTGGWLGGIFGNNNQPGATRRRENALEALTKSAARAIGSEVGRSIIRGVLGSLLGGKK